In Streptomyces sp. NBC_00414, a single window of DNA contains:
- a CDS encoding helix-turn-helix domain-containing protein, with the protein MLLGSHLRRLRESRGITREKAGYSIRASESKISRMELGRVSFKTRDVEDLLTLYGIADEAERKSLLSLAKEANVAGWWHSYSDVLPSWFPTYVGLEGAAALIRSYEVQFVHGLLQTEAYAHAVVTRGMRGASGADIERRVALRLERQKYLVSESAPEFHVVLDEAALRRPYGDRSVMRGQLQHLIDISQRPNVRLQIMPFSFGGHAGESGAFTVLSFPESDLSDVVYLEQLTSALYLDKREDVAQYEKAMKELQQDSPGPDESRDLLRGLLQLS; encoded by the coding sequence ATGCTGCTCGGCTCACATCTGAGGCGGCTGCGCGAATCGCGTGGGATCACCCGGGAGAAGGCCGGCTACTCGATCCGAGCCTCCGAATCGAAGATCAGCCGTATGGAGTTGGGCCGGGTGAGCTTCAAGACGAGGGATGTCGAGGATCTGCTGACGCTCTACGGGATCGCCGACGAGGCGGAGCGCAAGTCACTGCTCTCGCTCGCCAAGGAGGCCAATGTCGCGGGCTGGTGGCACAGTTACTCGGACGTCCTGCCCAGCTGGTTCCCGACCTATGTCGGCCTGGAGGGCGCCGCGGCCCTGATCCGGTCGTACGAAGTGCAGTTCGTGCACGGCCTGTTGCAGACCGAGGCGTACGCGCACGCGGTCGTCACCCGTGGCATGAGAGGCGCGAGCGGAGCCGACATCGAACGGCGCGTCGCGCTGCGCCTGGAGCGTCAGAAGTACCTCGTGTCGGAGAGCGCGCCCGAGTTCCACGTGGTGCTGGACGAGGCGGCGCTGCGGCGGCCGTACGGCGACCGGAGCGTGATGCGCGGTCAGCTCCAGCACCTCATCGACATCTCCCAGCGCCCCAACGTGCGGCTCCAGATCATGCCGTTCAGCTTCGGCGGGCACGCGGGGGAGAGCGGCGCCTTCACGGTGCTCAGCTTCCCCGAGTCCGATCTGTCCGACGTGGTCTACCTGGAACAGCTCACCAGTGCGCTGTATCTGGACAAGCGTGAGGACGTCGCCCAGTACGAGAAGGCGATGAAGGAGCTCCAGCAGGACAGTCCGGGCCCCGACGAGAGCCGCGATTTGCTCAGAGGACTGCTCCAACTCAGTTGA
- a CDS encoding aldehyde dehydrogenase family protein, translating to MSSSYFTDLAQQYIDGRWRPGTGSWDIIDFNPYDGEKLASITIATVDEVDEAYRAAARTQKEWAATNPYARRAVFEKALRIVEEREQEIAEVIVAELGGTRLKAGFELHLAKEFLRESVNLALRPEGKIIPSPGDTKENRLYLVPVGVVGVISPFNFPFLLSLKSVAPALALGNGVVLKPHQNTPIVGGSLVAKILEDAGLPAGLLNVVITDIAEIGDAFLEHPVPKVISFTGSDKVGRHVATVCAAQFKRSILELGGNSALVVLDDADVDYAVDAAVFSRFVHQGQVCMAANRILVDRSVETEFTEKFVAKVRSLKVGDPGDPETVIGPVINSSQADALSSVVTQALAEGATALVQGTTTDNLVEPTVLTGLPADSGVLRQEIFGPVALLVPFDGEEEAVRIVNDTPYGLSGAVHTADVERGVSFAKRIDTGMFHVNDGTVHDEPLVPFGGEKSSGVGRLNGEATVEAFTTQKWISIQHGRSFFPF from the coding sequence ATGTCGTCGTCCTACTTCACCGACCTGGCTCAGCAGTACATCGACGGCCGATGGCGTCCGGGCACCGGGTCCTGGGACATCATCGACTTCAATCCGTACGACGGTGAGAAGCTGGCCTCGATCACGATAGCCACGGTCGACGAGGTGGACGAGGCCTACCGGGCCGCCGCCCGCACCCAGAAGGAATGGGCGGCGACGAACCCGTACGCGCGCCGTGCCGTTTTCGAGAAGGCGCTGCGGATCGTCGAGGAGCGCGAGCAGGAGATCGCCGAGGTGATCGTCGCGGAACTGGGCGGCACCCGTCTGAAGGCGGGCTTCGAGCTGCACCTCGCCAAGGAGTTCCTGCGCGAGTCGGTCAACCTGGCGCTGCGGCCCGAGGGAAAGATCATCCCCTCGCCCGGCGACACCAAGGAGAACCGCCTCTACCTCGTCCCGGTCGGCGTCGTCGGTGTGATCAGCCCCTTCAACTTCCCGTTCCTGCTGTCGCTGAAGTCCGTGGCGCCCGCCCTGGCGCTCGGTAACGGAGTGGTCCTCAAGCCGCACCAGAACACCCCGATCGTGGGCGGTTCCCTGGTCGCGAAGATCTTGGAGGACGCGGGCCTGCCGGCCGGCCTGCTCAACGTCGTGATCACCGACATCGCGGAGATCGGTGACGCCTTCCTGGAGCACCCGGTCCCGAAGGTCATCTCCTTCACCGGTTCAGACAAGGTCGGCCGCCATGTCGCGACCGTCTGCGCCGCGCAGTTCAAGCGCTCGATTCTCGAACTGGGCGGCAACAGCGCGCTGGTGGTCCTGGACGACGCGGACGTCGACTACGCCGTGGACGCGGCCGTCTTCAGCCGGTTCGTGCACCAGGGCCAGGTCTGCATGGCCGCGAACCGCATCCTCGTGGACCGTTCGGTCGAGACGGAGTTCACCGAGAAGTTCGTGGCCAAGGTGAGATCCCTCAAGGTCGGCGACCCGGGCGACCCGGAGACCGTCATCGGCCCGGTCATCAACTCCTCGCAGGCGGACGCCCTTTCGTCGGTCGTGACCCAGGCGCTCGCCGAGGGCGCGACCGCCCTCGTGCAGGGCACCACCACCGACAACCTCGTCGAGCCGACCGTCCTGACCGGTCTGCCCGCCGACTCCGGCGTCCTCCGGCAGGAGATCTTCGGCCCCGTCGCGCTCCTCGTCCCGTTCGACGGCGAGGAGGAGGCGGTGCGGATCGTCAACGACACGCCGTACGGGCTGAGCGGCGCCGTGCACACCGCCGACGTCGAGCGCGGTGTCTCCTTCGCCAAGCGGATCGACACGGGCATGTTCCACGTGAACGACGGCACCGTGCACGACGAGCCGCTGGTCCCCTTCGGCGGCGAGAAGTCCTCGGGCGTGGGCCGGCTGAACGGCGAGGCCACGGTCGAGGCCTTCACCACCCAGAAGTGGATCTCGATCCAGCACGGCCGCAGCTTCTTCCCGTTCTGA
- a CDS encoding PadR family transcriptional regulator: protein MSAIRLLVLGAVRQHGRAHGYQVRNDLEYWGAHEWSNAKPGSIYHALKQMAKQEMLIAHEIAPSTAGGPPRTEYEITEKGTQEYFTLLRESLTSYDQKPDVLSAALGFVVDLGREEALELLEERVRVIEQWRTAVTEHYVPEDGPEQLGHIGEIMNFWVHSADSGAEWTRGLIQRIKDGAYTFAGEGEPFVGVLAEGEENPYGTGETHPEDAG, encoded by the coding sequence ATGTCAGCGATCCGCCTTCTCGTCCTGGGTGCCGTACGTCAGCACGGCCGGGCCCACGGCTACCAAGTGCGCAACGACCTGGAGTACTGGGGCGCGCACGAGTGGTCCAACGCCAAGCCGGGCTCGATCTACCACGCGCTCAAGCAGATGGCGAAGCAGGAGATGCTGATCGCCCACGAGATCGCGCCCTCCACGGCCGGCGGACCGCCGCGCACGGAGTACGAGATCACGGAGAAGGGCACCCAGGAGTACTTCACACTCCTGCGCGAGTCCCTGACCTCGTACGACCAGAAGCCGGACGTCCTCTCCGCGGCGCTCGGCTTCGTGGTGGACCTCGGCCGTGAGGAGGCGCTCGAACTCCTTGAGGAGCGGGTGCGGGTCATCGAGCAATGGCGCACGGCCGTCACCGAGCACTACGTGCCGGAGGACGGTCCCGAACAGCTCGGTCACATCGGCGAGATCATGAACTTCTGGGTCCACTCCGCCGACAGCGGCGCCGAGTGGACCCGCGGCCTGATCCAGCGGATCAAGGACGGCGCGTACACCTTCGCGGGCGAGGGCGAGCCGTTCGTGGGGGTGCTGGCGGAGGGCGAGGAGAACCCGTACGGCACGGGGGAGACGCATCCGGAAGACGCCGGTTAA
- a CDS encoding ATP-binding cassette domain-containing protein → MNDVIVVEGVRKRYGSGREGKYALDGLDLRVGRGTVHALLGPNGAGKTTLVRVLSTLLRPGGGRAEVAGHDVVTGAREVRRRIGLLGQHAALDEELGGHQNLEMFGRLHHLGARHARVRADELLARFGLADTGRKAVKRYSGGMRRRLDLAASLITEPEVLFLDEPTTGLDPRGRAEVWAAVRSLVGGGTTVLLTTQYLEEADQLAHRISLVDRGQVVAGGTANELKALAGGDRIDVVLRDGGQLGAAVALLPLPRAEITVDVDRRLLSAPVTDRMRALAGVVRTLEEAGMEAEDVALRRPTLDEVFLRLTADGDLGSDPAKEAV, encoded by the coding sequence ATGAACGACGTGATCGTCGTCGAGGGCGTTCGGAAGCGGTACGGAAGCGGGCGCGAGGGCAAGTACGCGCTGGACGGGCTCGACCTGCGGGTCGGGCGCGGCACGGTGCACGCGCTGCTCGGCCCGAACGGCGCGGGCAAGACGACCCTGGTCCGGGTCCTGTCCACGCTGCTGCGCCCCGGCGGGGGCCGCGCGGAGGTGGCCGGGCACGACGTGGTGACCGGGGCCCGGGAGGTGCGCCGCCGCATCGGCCTGCTCGGCCAGCACGCGGCACTCGACGAAGAGCTCGGCGGCCACCAGAACCTGGAGATGTTCGGGCGCCTGCACCACCTGGGCGCCCGCCACGCGCGCGTACGGGCCGACGAGCTCCTGGCCCGCTTCGGCCTCGCGGACACCGGTCGCAAGGCGGTGAAGCGGTACAGCGGCGGCATGCGGCGGCGCCTGGACCTGGCCGCCTCGCTCATCACCGAACCGGAGGTGCTCTTCCTCGACGAGCCGACCACGGGCCTCGACCCGCGCGGCCGCGCCGAGGTGTGGGCGGCGGTGCGTTCCCTGGTCGGCGGCGGCACGACGGTGCTGCTCACCACGCAGTACCTGGAGGAGGCGGACCAGCTCGCCCACCGGATCTCGCTCGTCGACCGGGGGCAGGTCGTCGCGGGCGGCACGGCGAACGAGCTGAAGGCACTGGCGGGCGGTGACCGTATCGACGTGGTGCTGCGGGACGGCGGTCAGCTGGGAGCCGCGGTGGCCCTGCTGCCGCTGCCCAGGGCGGAGATCACGGTGGACGTGGACCGGCGGCTGCTGAGCGCCCCGGTCACCGACCGTATGAGGGCGCTCGCCGGAGTCGTACGCACCCTGGAGGAGGCCGGGATGGAGGCGGAGGACGTGGCCCTGCGGCGGCCGACGCTGGACGAGGTGTTCCTGCGTCTGACCGCGGACGGCGACCTCGGCTCCGACCCCGCGAAGGAGGCGGTGTGA
- a CDS encoding ABC transporter permease: MTTYALSDSWTMTRRELAHWVRQPAQVLVGLVFPVMLLLMFSYLIGGGRGVEGDYVDFLVPGMFALTMAFGLEGTMLAVTQDLNKGVIDRFRSMPMTDGAVLVGRSAADMLQSALGLFVLMGVGYALGWRAHGTLGAFLGAVGLLLLLRFAMLWIGILLAMVAGKPEMVQAVQILVWPVGFLSNAIATPESMPDWLATVVEWNPLSQTATAVRDLFGSPGAEAGHVWAAVAWPLALLAVFFPLAVWRFGALSK, from the coding sequence GTGACCACGTACGCGCTGAGTGATTCCTGGACCATGACCCGCCGCGAACTCGCCCACTGGGTGCGGCAGCCGGCGCAGGTCCTGGTCGGGCTGGTCTTCCCCGTGATGCTCCTGCTGATGTTCAGCTACCTGATCGGCGGCGGCCGGGGCGTCGAGGGTGACTACGTCGACTTCCTGGTGCCCGGCATGTTCGCGCTGACCATGGCCTTCGGCCTGGAGGGCACGATGCTGGCCGTCACCCAGGACCTCAACAAGGGAGTCATCGACCGCTTCCGGTCGATGCCGATGACCGACGGGGCCGTCCTGGTCGGCCGCTCGGCCGCCGACATGCTCCAGTCGGCGCTCGGCCTGTTCGTGCTGATGGGGGTCGGGTACGCGCTCGGCTGGCGCGCGCACGGCACCCTCGGCGCGTTCCTGGGCGCCGTGGGCCTGCTTCTGCTGCTGCGGTTCGCGATGCTGTGGATCGGCATCCTGCTGGCGATGGTGGCCGGGAAGCCGGAGATGGTGCAGGCCGTGCAGATCCTGGTCTGGCCCGTCGGCTTCCTGTCCAACGCCATCGCGACCCCCGAGTCCATGCCGGACTGGCTGGCGACGGTCGTCGAATGGAACCCGCTGTCCCAGACGGCCACGGCGGTACGGGACCTCTTCGGCTCCCCGGGCGCCGAGGCGGGGCACGTCTGGGCGGCGGTCGCCTGGCCGCTGGCCCTGCTGGCGGTGTTCTTCCCGCTGGCGGTGTGGAGGTTCGGGGCGCTGAGCAAGTAG
- a CDS encoding glutamate decarboxylase produces MPLHKGPAKSDERTSTVNPFYGEANPVGGMTEAPPQHRLPDGPLAPSTAYQLVHDELMLDGNSRLNLATFVTTWMEPQADVLLGECRDKNMIDKDEYPRTAELERRCVAMLADLWNAPDPAAAVGCSTTGSSEACMLAGMALKRRWAKRNADRYPGAGARPNLVMGVNVQVCWDKFCNFWEVEARQVPMEGDRFHLDPRAAAELCDENTIGVVGILGSTFDGSYEPVAELCAALDELQERTGLDIPVHVDGASGAMVAPFVDEDLVWDFRLPRVSSINTSGHKYGLVYPGVGWALWRSAAELPDELVFRVNYLGGDMPTFALNFSRPGAQVVAQYYTFLRLGREGYRAVQRTTRDVAMGLAERIGALAEFRLLTRGDQLPVFAFTTAPDVTAFDVFDVSRRMRERGWLLPAYTFPANREDLSVLRVVCRNGFSSDLAQLFLEDLCRLLPELRRQSEPVTGDKDAATGFHH; encoded by the coding sequence ATGCCGCTCCACAAAGGCCCCGCGAAGTCCGACGAGCGCACCTCGACCGTCAACCCCTTCTACGGGGAGGCGAATCCGGTCGGCGGCATGACCGAGGCCCCGCCCCAGCACCGGCTGCCCGACGGGCCGCTGGCGCCCTCGACCGCCTATCAGCTGGTGCACGACGAGCTGATGCTGGACGGCAACTCCCGGCTCAACCTCGCGACCTTCGTCACCACCTGGATGGAGCCGCAGGCCGACGTGCTGCTGGGCGAGTGCCGGGACAAGAACATGATCGACAAGGACGAGTACCCGCGCACGGCCGAGCTGGAGCGCAGGTGTGTGGCGATGCTCGCCGACCTGTGGAACGCGCCGGATCCGGCCGCCGCCGTCGGGTGTTCGACGACCGGGTCGAGTGAGGCGTGCATGCTCGCGGGCATGGCGCTCAAGCGCCGCTGGGCCAAGCGCAACGCGGACCGCTATCCGGGAGCGGGAGCCCGCCCGAACCTCGTCATGGGCGTCAACGTGCAGGTCTGCTGGGACAAGTTCTGCAACTTCTGGGAGGTCGAGGCCCGCCAGGTGCCCATGGAGGGCGACCGCTTCCACCTCGACCCGCGGGCCGCCGCCGAACTCTGCGACGAGAACACCATCGGGGTCGTCGGCATCCTCGGCTCCACCTTCGACGGCTCGTACGAGCCCGTCGCCGAACTCTGCGCCGCGCTGGACGAGTTGCAGGAGCGCACGGGCCTGGACATCCCCGTCCACGTGGACGGCGCGTCCGGCGCGATGGTCGCCCCCTTCGTCGACGAGGACCTGGTCTGGGACTTCCGGCTGCCGCGCGTCTCCTCCATCAACACCTCGGGGCACAAGTACGGGCTGGTCTACCCGGGTGTCGGCTGGGCGCTGTGGCGCTCGGCCGCCGAACTGCCGGACGAACTGGTCTTCCGGGTGAACTACCTGGGCGGCGACATGCCGACCTTCGCGCTCAACTTCTCCCGCCCCGGGGCCCAGGTGGTGGCGCAGTACTACACGTTCCTGCGGCTGGGCCGCGAGGGCTACCGGGCCGTCCAGCGGACGACCCGGGACGTCGCCATGGGGCTCGCCGAGCGGATCGGGGCGCTCGCCGAGTTCCGGCTGCTCACCCGGGGTGACCAGTTGCCGGTGTTCGCCTTCACCACCGCCCCGGACGTCACGGCGTTCGACGTCTTCGACGTGTCCCGGCGCATGCGCGAACGCGGCTGGCTGCTGCCCGCGTACACCTTCCCCGCCAACCGTGAGGACCTCTCCGTGCTGAGGGTGGTGTGCCGCAACGGCTTCTCGTCCGACCTCGCCCAGCTGTTCCTTGAGGACCTGTGCCGCCTCCTGCCCGAACTGCGCCGCCAGTCGGAGCCGGTGACGGGCGACAAGGACGCGGCTACCGGCTTCCACCACTGA
- a CDS encoding MerR family transcriptional regulator yields MSFPVGQVAGFAGVTVRTLHHYDEIGLLVPSGRSHAGHRRYSDADLDRLQQILFYRELGFPLDEVAALLDDPQADPRAQLRRQHDLLTARIEKLQKMAAAVEHAMEARTMGIDLTPEERFEVFGNKDPEEHAEEAERRWGGTEAYAESQRRAALYGKDDWKRMQAEVASWGERYDTLMESGEPATGERAMDMAEEHRQHITRWFYECSYDIHRGLGEMYVSDERFKEFYDSVRPGLAEHLRGAITANAARHA; encoded by the coding sequence ATGAGCTTCCCTGTGGGACAGGTCGCCGGTTTCGCCGGAGTGACGGTGCGGACGCTGCACCACTACGACGAGATCGGACTGCTCGTACCGAGCGGGCGCAGCCACGCGGGCCACCGGCGCTACAGCGACGCCGACCTCGACCGGCTGCAGCAGATCCTGTTCTACCGGGAGCTGGGGTTTCCGCTCGACGAGGTCGCGGCCCTGCTCGACGATCCGCAGGCGGACCCGCGCGCGCAGCTGCGCCGCCAGCACGACCTGCTGACCGCCCGGATCGAGAAGCTGCAGAAGATGGCCGCGGCCGTGGAGCACGCCATGGAGGCACGCACGATGGGCATCGATCTGACACCCGAGGAGAGGTTCGAGGTCTTCGGGAACAAGGACCCCGAGGAGCACGCCGAGGAGGCGGAGCGCCGCTGGGGCGGCACGGAGGCGTACGCCGAGTCGCAGCGCCGGGCCGCCCTCTACGGCAAGGACGACTGGAAACGCATGCAGGCCGAGGTCGCCTCCTGGGGCGAGCGCTACGACACCCTCATGGAGTCCGGCGAGCCCGCCACGGGGGAGCGCGCCATGGACATGGCCGAGGAACACCGGCAGCACATCACCCGCTGGTTCTACGAGTGCTCGTACGACATCCATCGGGGGCTCGGCGAGATGTACGTGTCCGACGAGCGGTTCAAGGAGTTCTACGACTCCGTGCGCCCGGGGCTCGCCGAGCACCTGCGGGGCGCGATCACGGCGAACGCGGCGCGGCACGCGTGA
- a CDS encoding YbjQ family protein, translated as MGIEEYGGGQGPQPDVLVVTTNDVPGYRVEQVIGEVFGLTVRSRHLGSQIGAGLKSMIGGELKGLTKTLVETRNQAMERLVEQARARGANGVLMFRFDVTDAQDVGTEVCAYGTAVVMVKE; from the coding sequence ATGGGTATCGAAGAATACGGCGGCGGTCAGGGCCCTCAGCCCGACGTACTGGTCGTGACGACGAACGACGTACCCGGCTACCGGGTCGAACAGGTCATCGGTGAGGTCTTCGGACTGACCGTCCGCTCCAGGCATCTGGGCAGCCAGATCGGCGCGGGGCTGAAGTCGATGATCGGCGGCGAGTTGAAGGGCCTCACCAAGACCCTGGTGGAGACCCGCAACCAGGCCATGGAACGGCTCGTCGAGCAGGCTCGGGCACGGGGCGCCAACGGCGTGCTGATGTTCCGCTTCGACGTGACCGACGCGCAGGACGTGGGCACGGAAGTGTGCGCGTACGGCACGGCCGTGGTGATGGTCAAGGAGTAG
- a CDS encoding DedA family protein yields MTTLALGPSWLDPDYLLDSFGIWGLLLIVFAESGLLIGFFLPGDSLLFTAGMLITAKTLDFPLWGAIALICVAAILGDQAGYMFGKKVGPSLFTRPDSRLFKQENVTKAHEFFEKYGPKSLVLARFVPIVRTFTPIIAGVSGMKYRSFLIFNVIGGILWGAGVTLLGSWLGSIEFVHKNIEPILLLIVFISVVPIIIEFLRARGKSKKNAADQAQSEPRAAHVPPAGPAMDDRTAQLRQIPQAHQNDHGQQQGYGDQGRQYGQDQGYGDQGHQQQYDQYGNQIQQQDHYQQQPYGQDQNYGGQQYPQGYGQHAQQYPEDQQQYQQGRQQPYPYGQDYGRN; encoded by the coding sequence GTGACGACGCTTGCCCTTGGCCCAAGCTGGTTGGATCCGGACTACCTGCTGGACTCGTTCGGTATCTGGGGTCTGCTCCTGATCGTCTTCGCGGAGTCCGGCCTGCTCATCGGCTTCTTCCTGCCGGGTGACTCGCTGCTGTTCACGGCGGGCATGCTGATCACCGCGAAGACCCTGGACTTCCCGCTGTGGGGCGCGATCGCCCTGATCTGTGTCGCCGCGATCCTCGGTGACCAGGCGGGCTACATGTTCGGCAAGAAGGTCGGACCGTCGCTCTTCACCAGGCCGGACTCCCGCCTCTTCAAGCAGGAGAACGTCACCAAGGCGCACGAGTTCTTCGAGAAGTACGGCCCCAAATCGCTGGTGCTGGCCCGTTTCGTGCCCATCGTGCGCACGTTCACGCCGATCATCGCCGGTGTCAGCGGCATGAAGTACCGCTCGTTCCTGATCTTCAACGTGATCGGCGGAATCCTCTGGGGCGCCGGGGTCACGCTGCTCGGTTCCTGGCTCGGCAGCATCGAGTTCGTCCACAAGAACATCGAGCCGATCCTGCTCCTGATCGTCTTCATCTCGGTGGTCCCGATCATCATCGAGTTCCTGCGCGCCCGCGGAAAGTCCAAGAAGAACGCGGCGGACCAGGCGCAGTCCGAGCCCCGGGCTGCCCACGTCCCGCCGGCGGGCCCCGCCATGGACGACCGCACGGCCCAGCTCCGCCAGATCCCGCAGGCCCACCAGAACGACCACGGACAGCAGCAGGGCTACGGCGACCAGGGCCGGCAGTACGGCCAGGACCAGGGCTACGGCGACCAGGGCCACCAGCAGCAGTACGACCAGTACGGCAACCAGATCCAGCAGCAGGACCACTACCAGCAGCAGCCGTACGGCCAGGACCAGAACTACGGCGGGCAGCAGTACCCGCAGGGCTACGGGCAGCACGCCCAGCAGTACCCCGAGGACCAGCAGCAGTACCAGCAGGGCCGGCAGCAGCCCTACCCGTACGGCCAGGACTACGGCCGCAACTGA
- a CDS encoding threonine/serine ThrE exporter family protein, protein MTESDAEDRKPQSDEARSAFVPPSGVVTQAPPVEEESSTTSEFALPKGYGAPHTPLADSEGSAFNTPRTYSSRDAPPAFTPPAGIPRVDLIKDAPWQDRMRTMLRMPVADRPVPETVQKTEDEGPAVPRVLDLTLRVGELLLAGGEGAEDVDAAMFAVCRSYGLDRCEPNVTFTLLSISYQPSLVDDPVTASRTVRRRGTDYTRLAAVYQLVDDISDDEIEVSLEEAYRRLAEIRRNRHPYSGWVLTLATGLLAGAASVLVGGDIIVFVAAVVGAMLGDRLAWLCAGRGLPEFYQFTVAAMPAAAIGAALTIAHVDVRASAVITGGLFALLPGRALVAGVQDGLTGYYITASARLLEVMYFYVGIVIGVLVILYFGVTLGAQLNPDAALLSTNRPLWQIGASMLLTLAFAVLLQQERSTVLVVTLNGGVAWSVYGAMHYAGGISPVASTAVAAGLVGLFGQLMSRYRFASALPYTTAAIGPLLPGSATYFGLLAIAQNDVDEGLVQLTKAAALAMAIAIGMNLGSEISRLFLRLPGATAGARRAAKRTRGF, encoded by the coding sequence GTGACGGAGTCGGACGCCGAGGACCGCAAGCCGCAGTCGGACGAGGCACGCAGCGCCTTCGTCCCGCCGAGCGGTGTGGTCACGCAGGCCCCACCGGTCGAGGAGGAGTCCTCCACGACGTCCGAGTTCGCGCTGCCCAAGGGCTACGGCGCTCCGCACACGCCCCTCGCCGACTCCGAGGGGTCGGCGTTCAACACGCCGCGGACCTACAGCTCCCGGGACGCGCCGCCCGCCTTCACCCCGCCCGCGGGCATACCGCGGGTCGACCTCATCAAGGACGCGCCCTGGCAGGACCGGATGCGCACGATGCTGCGCATGCCGGTCGCCGACCGGCCCGTGCCCGAGACCGTGCAGAAGACGGAGGACGAGGGCCCCGCCGTACCGCGCGTCCTCGACCTGACCCTGCGAGTCGGCGAGCTGCTGCTCGCGGGCGGCGAGGGCGCCGAGGACGTGGACGCGGCGATGTTCGCCGTCTGCCGCTCCTACGGCCTCGACCGCTGCGAGCCGAACGTCACCTTCACCCTGCTGTCCATCTCGTACCAGCCGTCGCTGGTCGACGACCCGGTGACCGCGTCGCGGACCGTGCGGCGCCGGGGCACCGACTACACGCGTCTGGCGGCTGTGTACCAGCTCGTCGACGACATCAGCGACGACGAGATCGAGGTCTCCCTTGAGGAGGCCTACCGGCGGCTCGCGGAGATCCGCCGCAACCGGCACCCGTACAGCGGCTGGGTGCTGACCCTCGCCACCGGGCTGCTGGCGGGCGCGGCCTCCGTGCTCGTCGGTGGTGACATCATCGTGTTCGTCGCGGCGGTCGTCGGCGCCATGCTGGGCGACCGGCTGGCGTGGCTGTGCGCCGGGCGCGGGCTGCCGGAGTTCTACCAGTTCACGGTGGCCGCGATGCCGGCCGCCGCGATCGGCGCGGCGCTCACGATCGCGCACGTCGACGTGCGGGCGTCCGCGGTGATCACCGGTGGGCTGTTCGCGCTGCTGCCCGGGCGGGCGCTCGTGGCGGGCGTGCAGGACGGCCTGACCGGTTACTACATCACCGCGTCGGCCCGGCTCCTGGAAGTCATGTACTTCTACGTCGGCATCGTCATCGGCGTCCTGGTGATCCTGTACTTCGGTGTGACGCTGGGCGCCCAGCTCAACCCGGACGCGGCCCTGCTGTCGACCAACCGGCCGCTGTGGCAGATCGGCGCGTCGATGCTTCTGACGCTCGCCTTCGCGGTGCTGCTCCAGCAGGAGCGTTCGACCGTGCTGGTCGTGACCCTCAACGGCGGGGTCGCCTGGAGCGTGTACGGCGCGATGCACTACGCGGGCGGGATCTCACCGGTCGCCTCGACGGCCGTGGCGGCCGGTCTCGTGGGGCTCTTCGGGCAGCTCATGTCCCGTTACCGGTTCGCCTCCGCGCTGCCGTACACGACCGCCGCGATCGGGCCGCTGCTGCCCGGTTCCGCCACGTACTTCGGGCTGCTCGCCATCGCCCAGAACGACGTCGACGAGGGCCTTGTGCAGCTCACCAAGGCCGCGGCGCTCGCGATGGCCATCGCCATCGGGATGAACCTGGGGTCCGAGATCTCGCGGCTGTTCCTGCGGTTGCCGGGGGCGACGGCGGGTGCCCGGCGGGCGGCCAAGCGCACCCGGGGGTTCTGA
- a CDS encoding inorganic diphosphatase: protein MEFDVTIEIPKGSRNKYEVDHETGRIRLDRRLFTSTSYPADYGFVENTLGEDGDPLDALVILDEPTFPGCLIQCRTIGMFRMTDEAGGDDKLLCVPAHDPRVEHLRDIHHVSEFDRLEIQHFFEVYKDLEPGKSVEGANWVGRTDAEAEIERSYKRAKDAGGH, encoded by the coding sequence GTGGAGTTCGACGTCACGATCGAGATTCCGAAGGGTTCACGGAACAAGTACGAGGTGGACCACGAGACCGGTCGGATCCGTCTGGACCGTCGCCTCTTCACCTCGACCAGCTACCCGGCCGACTACGGCTTCGTCGAGAACACTCTCGGCGAGGACGGCGACCCGCTGGACGCTCTGGTCATCCTGGACGAGCCGACCTTCCCCGGTTGCCTCATCCAGTGCCGCACGATCGGCATGTTCCGTATGACGGACGAGGCCGGCGGCGACGACAAGCTGCTGTGCGTCCCCGCGCACGACCCGCGTGTGGAGCACCTGCGGGACATCCACCACGTGTCGGAGTTCGACCGTCTGGAGATCCAGCACTTCTTCGAGGTCTACAAGGACCTGGAGCCGGGCAAGTCCGTCGAGGGCGCCAACTGGGTGGGCCGCACGGACGCCGAGGCCGAGATCGAGCGTTCGTACAAGCGCGCCAAGGACGCGGGCGGTCACTGA